A stretch of the Mesorhizobium huakuii genome encodes the following:
- a CDS encoding DnaJ C-terminal domain-containing protein, protein MRDPYEVLGVAKNASAKDIKSAYRKLAKKHHPDQNPNDPKAKDRFAAANQAYEIVGDEKNRAAFDRGEIDADGKPRFQGFEGAAGGDPFGGFRRQQGAGGSRFEFRSGRPGGDPFDGNSDIFSQIFGDAFSGARGAGAGDRRQPATAADLNVTLDVTIEEAATAEKVTAMFPDGRKVAVKLPAFVEDGQTIRLKGQGEQGPGQPGDALVKIHIRRHPRYRIEGRDLHADLPVSLADAVLGAKVPVDTPTGRLAVNVPAWSSSDKVLRLKGRGLPEKAGGHGDLYAHVRIMLPEGGDSALEALLRGQKG, encoded by the coding sequence ATGCGCGACCCGTATGAGGTCCTGGGCGTTGCAAAGAACGCATCGGCCAAGGACATAAAATCGGCATACCGGAAACTCGCCAAGAAGCATCATCCGGACCAGAATCCGAATGATCCCAAGGCGAAGGATCGTTTTGCCGCGGCCAACCAGGCCTATGAGATCGTCGGCGACGAGAAGAACCGTGCCGCTTTCGATCGCGGCGAGATCGACGCTGACGGCAAGCCGCGCTTCCAGGGATTTGAAGGCGCTGCCGGTGGCGACCCCTTCGGCGGGTTTCGCCGCCAGCAAGGGGCTGGCGGCTCGCGGTTCGAATTCCGGTCGGGTCGCCCGGGCGGTGATCCGTTCGATGGCAACAGCGATATTTTCAGCCAGATTTTCGGCGACGCCTTTTCGGGCGCGCGCGGTGCCGGTGCTGGCGACCGCCGCCAGCCGGCGACCGCAGCCGATCTGAACGTCACGCTCGATGTCACCATCGAGGAAGCGGCGACCGCCGAAAAGGTGACGGCGATGTTCCCGGATGGCCGCAAGGTGGCGGTCAAGCTGCCGGCCTTTGTCGAGGATGGCCAGACCATCCGGTTGAAGGGACAGGGCGAGCAGGGTCCAGGGCAGCCTGGTGACGCGCTGGTCAAGATCCATATACGCCGGCATCCGCGCTACCGCATCGAGGGCCGCGACCTGCATGCCGATCTGCCGGTGTCGCTGGCGGATGCTGTGCTCGGCGCCAAGGTGCCGGTCGACACACCGACCGGCAGACTCGCGGTCAATGTTCCCGCCTGGTCGAGTTCGGACAAGGTGCTGCGGCTCAAGGGCAGGGGCCTGCCGGAAAAGGCCGGCGGCCATGGCGACCTCTATGCCCATGTCCGCATCATGCTACCGGAAGGCGGCGACAGCGCGCTCGAAGCGTTGCTGCGTGGCCAAAAAGGCTGA
- a CDS encoding glycoside hydrolase family 25 protein — MMALISAAKASDFSEPWKSADRALVIDAYEYNSIDWAQLATDKRIVAFINKASDGMPPPYFCFGSDTDVKLCKALWKRHAVTRELFQTRRVVAKALGLKWGAYHLARPGNPVEQANNFLDFADPAPDDLMVLDIEGIDPSQWMSLDDAEEFVRQVHRRVGRFPVLYTNGKTAQYIADSRYKYRLLSRLPLWYARYKPDIDVHFPMGNWRSYALWQFSAQANCGRFRCPYRVAGTPNDIDVNVAPTDAATLRQQWPFGGLIDVPSDYLASVPVPLSREAALAGKTTIIYADVATPPTFEEMVAVLGSRWSKFRDGFRMPVVKTVPRRPGFGIVQYVAWKRTGQRSPEQLDAAFAAADPVSTGSTEIDRGQP, encoded by the coding sequence ATGATGGCGCTGATATCGGCGGCAAAGGCTTCGGACTTTTCCGAGCCGTGGAAGAGTGCCGACCGCGCGCTGGTCATCGACGCCTACGAGTACAATTCCATCGACTGGGCGCAGCTGGCCACCGACAAGCGCATCGTCGCCTTTATCAACAAGGCGTCGGACGGCATGCCGCCGCCCTATTTCTGTTTCGGCAGCGACACTGACGTGAAGCTCTGCAAGGCGCTGTGGAAACGCCATGCCGTGACGCGCGAACTGTTTCAGACGCGTCGGGTCGTGGCCAAGGCGCTCGGCCTGAAATGGGGCGCCTATCATCTTGCCCGCCCCGGCAATCCGGTTGAGCAGGCCAACAATTTCCTCGATTTCGCTGATCCCGCGCCGGACGATCTCATGGTGCTCGATATCGAAGGCATCGATCCCTCGCAATGGATGTCGCTCGACGATGCCGAGGAGTTCGTGCGCCAGGTGCATCGGCGCGTCGGCCGCTTCCCGGTGCTCTACACCAACGGCAAGACCGCCCAGTATATCGCCGACAGCCGCTACAAATACCGGCTCCTGTCGCGGCTGCCGCTTTGGTACGCACGCTACAAGCCTGACATCGACGTGCATTTTCCGATGGGCAACTGGCGGAGCTACGCACTTTGGCAATTCTCGGCGCAGGCCAATTGCGGCCGTTTCCGTTGCCCCTACAGGGTTGCCGGCACGCCTAACGATATCGACGTCAACGTCGCGCCGACAGATGCCGCCACACTGCGCCAGCAATGGCCCTTTGGCGGGCTGATCGATGTGCCATCCGACTATCTCGCCAGCGTGCCGGTGCCGCTCTCGCGCGAGGCAGCGCTGGCCGGCAAGACCACCATCATCTATGCCGATGTGGCAACGCCGCCGACCTTCGAGGAAATGGTCGCGGTGCTCGGCTCGCGCTGGTCCAAATTCCGCGACGGCTTCCGCATGCCTGTGGTGAAGACGGTGCCGCGCAGGCCGGGCTTTGGCATTGTGCAATATGTCGCCTGGAAGCGGACCGGGCAACGCTCGCCCGAGCAGTTGGACGCCGCCTTTGCCGCTGCCGACCCCGTCAGCACCGGCTCGACCGAAATCGATCGCGGTCAGCCGTAA
- a CDS encoding crotonase/enoyl-CoA hydratase family protein, which translates to MTDHILVERQGAIQIIRMNRPDKKNALTRAMYAKMSQTLAEGDADPAIRVHVFLGVPGAFSSGNDLADFMVVVTGGDGGTEVWDFLMALARVENPIVSGVDGIAVGIGTTINLHCDLTFATPRTVFRTPFVDLGLVPEAGSSLLAPRILGQQGAFALLGLGEGFSAERAKAAGLIYDVVEEGALEASVLAAAAQIAAKPPQALKIARDLMRGSRDDLVARIGEESAHFRERLKSDEARAALTAFMTRKK; encoded by the coding sequence GTGACAGACCATATCCTCGTCGAGCGCCAGGGCGCCATCCAGATCATCCGCATGAACCGCCCGGACAAGAAGAACGCGCTGACGCGCGCCATGTACGCGAAAATGTCCCAAACCCTGGCCGAAGGTGATGCCGATCCGGCGATCCGCGTCCATGTTTTCCTCGGCGTGCCCGGCGCCTTCTCCTCCGGCAACGACCTTGCCGATTTCATGGTTGTCGTCACCGGCGGTGATGGCGGCACGGAGGTCTGGGATTTCCTGATGGCGCTGGCCAGGGTGGAAAACCCCATCGTCTCCGGCGTCGACGGCATCGCGGTCGGCATCGGCACGACGATCAACCTGCATTGCGACCTGACCTTCGCCACGCCGCGCACCGTGTTCAGGACGCCTTTCGTCGATCTCGGCCTTGTTCCCGAGGCAGGATCGAGCCTTTTGGCGCCGCGCATCCTGGGGCAGCAAGGTGCTTTCGCCCTGCTCGGCCTCGGCGAGGGTTTTTCCGCCGAGCGCGCCAAGGCCGCCGGCCTGATCTATGATGTGGTCGAGGAGGGCGCCCTGGAGGCCTCGGTGCTGGCGGCGGCCGCGCAGATCGCCGCCAAGCCGCCGCAGGCGCTGAAGATCGCGCGCGACCTGATGCGCGGCTCGCGCGACGACCTCGTCGCCCGCATTGGCGAGGAAAGCGCGCATTTCCGCGAGCGGCTGAAGTCGGACGAGGCGCGTGCGGCGCTCACCGCATTCATGACCAGAAAGAAGTAG
- a CDS encoding DUF1778 domain-containing protein codes for MPNQQTRTARIEARISPDMLSVVKRAAEIQGRSVSDFVVSAAQEAAQRTIEETAIIRLSIEDQRALVEAILNPPEPNEALRKAADAYKRLVAESR; via the coding sequence ATGCCAAACCAACAGACCCGTACCGCCCGTATCGAAGCTCGGATATCACCGGATATGCTGAGTGTGGTGAAACGTGCCGCCGAAATCCAGGGCCGCAGCGTCAGCGACTTCGTGGTCTCCGCAGCGCAGGAAGCTGCACAACGCACCATTGAGGAAACCGCTATCATCCGCCTTTCCATCGAGGATCAGCGCGCTCTGGTAGAGGCCATTCTCAATCCGCCCGAACCCAATGAAGCGCTGCGCAAAGCCGCCGACGCCTACAAGCGACTTGTCGCCGAATCCCGGTGA
- the purD gene encoding phosphoribosylamine--glycine ligase — translation MNVLLLGSGGREHALAWKLAASPLLTKLYAAPGNPGIAAEAELVKLDIIDHATVAAFCREKKVDLVVVGPEGPLVAGIADDLRAENIRVFGPSKAAARLEGSKGFTKDLCARYNIPTAAYGRFNDLASAKAYVEKTGAPIVIKADGLAAGKGVTVAMTLDEARAALDACFEGSFGAAGAEVVVEEFMTGEEASFFCLCDGTTALPFGTAQDHKRVGDGDTGPNTGGMGAYSPAPVMTPEMVERTMREIIEPTMRGMSELGAPFAGILFAGLMITDKGPKLIEYNTRFGDPECQVLMMRLKDDLLVLLNAAVDGQLAHTSIRWRDEAALTVVMAARGYPGTPEKGSVIRGVEDAASDGVQIFHAGTAINGGALVANGGRVLNVTATGATVGEAQARAYAALDRIDWPDGFCRRDIGWQAVARERAS, via the coding sequence ATGAACGTTCTTCTTCTAGGCTCCGGTGGCCGCGAACATGCGCTTGCCTGGAAGCTTGCCGCCTCACCGCTGCTAACCAAGCTCTACGCGGCCCCAGGCAATCCCGGCATTGCCGCCGAGGCAGAACTGGTGAAGCTCGACATCATCGATCACGCTACTGTTGCCGCCTTCTGCCGGGAGAAGAAAGTCGACCTCGTCGTCGTCGGTCCGGAAGGGCCGCTGGTCGCCGGCATTGCCGACGATCTGCGCGCCGAAAACATCCGCGTCTTCGGCCCTTCCAAGGCCGCCGCGCGGTTGGAAGGCTCTAAGGGGTTCACCAAGGATCTCTGCGCTCGATACAACATCCCCACTGCCGCCTATGGTCGTTTCAACGATCTGGCCTCGGCCAAAGCCTATGTCGAAAAGACGGGTGCACCGATCGTCATCAAGGCCGACGGGCTCGCCGCCGGCAAGGGTGTCACCGTCGCCATGACGCTGGACGAGGCGCGGGCAGCACTCGATGCCTGTTTCGAGGGCTCCTTCGGCGCCGCCGGCGCGGAAGTGGTGGTCGAGGAATTCATGACCGGCGAGGAGGCGAGCTTCTTCTGCCTCTGCGACGGCACCACCGCGTTGCCCTTCGGCACGGCACAGGACCACAAACGCGTCGGCGATGGCGACACCGGCCCCAACACCGGCGGCATGGGCGCCTATTCGCCGGCGCCGGTGATGACGCCGGAAATGGTCGAGCGCACCATGCGCGAGATCATCGAGCCGACCATGCGCGGCATGTCAGAGCTTGGCGCACCCTTTGCCGGCATTTTGTTCGCCGGGCTGATGATCACCGACAAGGGGCCGAAACTGATCGAATACAACACCCGCTTCGGCGATCCGGAATGCCAGGTGCTGATGATGCGGCTGAAGGACGATCTGCTGGTCCTGCTCAACGCCGCCGTGGACGGTCAACTGGCGCACACGTCCATACGCTGGCGCGACGAGGCGGCGCTCACCGTGGTGATGGCGGCGCGGGGCTATCCCGGCACGCCGGAAAAGGGCTCGGTCATCCGCGGCGTCGAGGACGCGGCGAGCGATGGCGTCCAGATCTTCCACGCCGGCACCGCCATCAATGGTGGTGCGCTGGTCGCCAATGGCGGCCGCGTCCTCAATGTCACCGCGACCGGCGCCACGGTCGGCGAGGCGCAGGCGCGGGCCTACGCCGCCCTCGACCGGATCGACTGGCCGGACGGATTCTGCCGCCGTGACATCGGCTGGCAGGCTGTGGCGCGCGAGCGGGCGAGCTGA
- a CDS encoding GNAT family N-acetyltransferase translates to MSLNLIIEPLGGSHDRKAFSCGVVALDHYLREQASQDVKRRISNCFVAADRNVDLIAGYYTLAASSVPIASLPDDLTKRLPRYPVLPAILIGRLAVDTRYQGQRVGSILVVDALRRCAQAAPASFALIVDAKDDKAAAFYRKHGFTPFQGRLLSMFLSVATALKLFG, encoded by the coding sequence GTGAGTCTCAACCTGATCATCGAGCCGCTGGGCGGGTCGCATGATCGTAAGGCATTCAGCTGTGGCGTGGTGGCACTCGACCATTATCTGCGCGAGCAGGCGAGCCAGGACGTCAAACGCCGAATCAGCAACTGCTTCGTCGCTGCAGACCGTAATGTCGATCTGATTGCCGGATATTACACTCTTGCAGCATCGAGTGTGCCCATCGCTTCCCTGCCGGACGACCTGACAAAACGCCTACCGCGCTATCCAGTTCTGCCCGCCATATTGATCGGGAGGTTGGCGGTCGATACCCGATATCAAGGACAACGAGTTGGATCGATACTTGTCGTGGATGCGCTTCGGCGCTGCGCCCAAGCTGCTCCCGCCTCCTTCGCACTGATCGTCGACGCCAAGGACGACAAGGCTGCCGCTTTTTATCGCAAGCATGGTTTCACGCCATTTCAAGGCCGCCTGTTGTCGATGTTCCTGTCGGTGGCAACGGCATTGAAGCTGTTCGGCTGA
- a CDS encoding phytanoyl-CoA dioxygenase family protein, which yields MASQTATRAIDTDLIDAQTIADYQRDGAVCIRGAFKGWVDTIAAGIERNMQNRSTTASDIANGRGSFFDDYCNWERIPEFVEVVRKSPAAQIAAAVMQSRTAQFFHDHVLVKEPGTQKPTPWHQDIPYYFVDGQQTVSFWIPIDPVKEATLRLIAGSHKWDKMILPVRWLDDSNFYAGEGDYLPVPDPDNDPSLKVLEWEMEPGDAILFDFRTAHGARGNLTAARRRALSLRWVGDDAHYVDRPGRTSPPYHGHGMQPGQKLREDWFPVVFPG from the coding sequence ATGGCTTCCCAGACTGCTACCCGCGCCATCGACACTGACCTGATCGATGCGCAAACTATTGCCGACTACCAGCGTGACGGCGCGGTTTGCATCCGTGGCGCCTTCAAGGGCTGGGTCGATACGATTGCCGCGGGCATCGAGCGCAACATGCAGAACCGCAGCACCACCGCGTCCGACATCGCCAATGGCCGCGGCAGTTTCTTCGACGATTACTGCAATTGGGAGCGCATTCCCGAATTCGTCGAGGTGGTGCGGAAATCGCCGGCCGCGCAAATCGCGGCGGCGGTGATGCAGTCGCGCACCGCGCAGTTCTTCCACGATCACGTGCTGGTCAAGGAACCCGGCACGCAGAAGCCGACGCCCTGGCATCAGGACATCCCCTATTACTTCGTCGATGGCCAGCAGACGGTGAGCTTCTGGATTCCCATCGACCCGGTGAAGGAGGCGACGCTGCGGCTGATCGCCGGCTCGCACAAATGGGACAAGATGATCCTGCCGGTGCGCTGGCTCGACGACAGCAATTTTTATGCCGGCGAGGGCGACTATCTGCCGGTGCCCGATCCCGATAACGATCCGTCGTTGAAGGTGCTCGAATGGGAGATGGAGCCGGGCGACGCCATCCTGTTCGACTTCCGCACCGCGCATGGCGCGCGCGGCAATCTGACCGCTGCACGGCGCCGGGCGCTGTCGCTGCGCTGGGTGGGCGACGATGCCCATTATGTCGATAGGCCGGGCCGCACCTCGCCGCCCTATCATGGCCACGGCATGCAGCCGGGCCAGAAACTGCGCGAGGACTGGTTCCCGGTGGTTTTTCCCGGCTAG
- a CDS encoding IS256 family transposase produces MNETINIVRLRQPDEIDDPLTDVLRTGARKLLAQAIEMEAEAFLAEMRDLKLPDGRDRLVRHGHGPERSIQTGIGAVPVSRVKVRDRGANGEAERIRFSSSILPKWARRTRSLDALLPVLYLRGISTGDFQEALAALLGKEAPNLSPSVITRLTAEWGIEYDRWQKRDLSARRYVYVWADGVYLQARMEDHAECMLVLIGATPEGKKELLGFQTGIRESAQSWRELLVDVKRRGLQIAPDLAVGDGALGFWKALDELLPGTKHQRCWVHKTANVLNKVPKSVQAAMKTDLREIFSAPNRASAETAIAVFVEKYDAKYGKAVDCLTKDQNALLAFYDFPAEHWDHLRTSNPIESVFATVRHRTVRTKGSLSSKTARLMVFKLVMAAARTWRRLKGQNQLPKLIAGATFQDGIEVIELKPQSAA; encoded by the coding sequence ATGAACGAGACTATCAACATTGTTCGCCTTCGTCAGCCCGACGAAATCGATGATCCCCTGACGGATGTGCTTCGCACCGGCGCGCGCAAATTGCTGGCGCAGGCGATCGAGATGGAGGCCGAAGCGTTTCTTGCCGAGATGCGGGATCTCAAGCTTCCGGACGGACGTGACCGGCTGGTCCGGCACGGTCACGGGCCGGAGCGGAGCATCCAGACGGGGATCGGGGCGGTGCCCGTCAGCCGGGTGAAGGTCCGGGATCGCGGCGCGAACGGTGAAGCGGAGCGCATCCGTTTTTCCTCATCGATCCTGCCGAAATGGGCGCGTCGGACACGAAGTCTGGATGCGCTTCTTCCCGTTCTCTATCTGCGCGGCATTTCGACGGGCGACTTTCAGGAAGCTCTGGCAGCTCTGTTGGGCAAGGAGGCGCCGAACCTCTCACCCTCGGTGATCACGCGACTGACGGCGGAGTGGGGCATCGAATACGATCGTTGGCAAAAGCGCGATCTTTCGGCGCGCCGCTATGTGTATGTGTGGGCGGACGGGGTCTACCTGCAGGCCCGGATGGAAGATCATGCCGAATGCATGCTGGTCCTGATCGGCGCCACGCCCGAGGGCAAGAAAGAGCTGCTCGGCTTCCAGACCGGCATTCGTGAGAGCGCACAGAGCTGGCGCGAGCTGCTGGTCGACGTCAAGCGTCGTGGCCTGCAGATCGCGCCCGATCTTGCCGTCGGCGACGGCGCGCTTGGCTTCTGGAAAGCGCTCGATGAGCTCCTTCCCGGCACCAAGCACCAGCGATGCTGGGTGCACAAGACAGCCAACGTGCTCAACAAGGTGCCGAAATCGGTGCAGGCCGCCATGAAGACGGACTTGCGCGAAATCTTTTCCGCCCCGAACCGAGCCTCAGCCGAGACGGCGATTGCCGTCTTTGTCGAGAAATATGATGCGAAATACGGCAAGGCGGTCGACTGCCTGACCAAAGATCAGAATGCCTTGCTGGCGTTCTACGATTTCCCCGCCGAACATTGGGATCATCTGCGAACGTCCAATCCCATCGAGAGCGTCTTTGCGACCGTTCGCCATCGCACGGTGCGTACCAAGGGCTCACTCTCCTCGAAAACCGCCAGGCTGATGGTCTTCAAGCTGGTCATGGCCGCGGCCAGGACGTGGCGACGACTGAAAGGACAAAATCAGTTGCCTAAACTCATCGCAGGTGCAACGTTCCAGGATGGAATCGAGGTCATTGAACTGAAGCCGCAGAGCGCCGCTTGA
- a CDS encoding RT0821/Lpp0805 family surface protein, with product MSRIAQAFDSRQWGVIASASAKAAIVAAALPLAACGAGGFSLEKAEVDRSILTSSTQASAGPTDSDRDSDQTTIGNAVSSADIEQLGGQAVPWANAGTGSRGSITELAELKDRGQTCRRFKASRESFDGVAMFEGELCLASAGGWRMQGFKAL from the coding sequence TTGTCGCGTATCGCGCAAGCTTTTGACAGCAGGCAATGGGGCGTTATCGCTTCGGCCAGCGCGAAAGCGGCGATCGTGGCGGCCGCCTTGCCACTTGCCGCCTGCGGCGCGGGTGGCTTCAGCCTGGAAAAGGCCGAAGTCGACCGATCGATCCTGACCAGCAGCACGCAGGCTTCAGCAGGACCGACCGATTCGGATCGCGACTCCGACCAGACGACGATCGGCAATGCGGTGTCCTCCGCCGACATCGAGCAACTCGGTGGCCAGGCCGTGCCGTGGGCGAATGCCGGCACCGGCTCACGCGGCTCCATCACCGAACTGGCGGAATTGAAGGACAGGGGCCAGACATGCCGCCGCTTCAAGGCCTCGCGCGAGAGCTTTGACGGCGTTGCCATGTTCGAAGGTGAACTCTGCCTGGCCAGTGCCGGCGGCTGGCGTATGCAGGGCTTCAAGGCGCTCTGA
- the fabI gene encoding enoyl-ACP reductase FabI: MAGGQGLMAGKRGLILGVANNRSIAYGIAKACVDHGAEIALTYQGEAFKKRVEPLAAELGAFVAGHCDVTDPASLDEVFANVAKHWGGKLDFLVHAIAFSDKDELTGRYVETTRDNFLRTMDISVYSFTTIAKRAEALMTDGGSLLTLTYYGAEKVMPHYNVMGVAKAALEASVRYLAVDLGAKKIRVNAISAGPIKTLAASGIGDFRYILKWNEYNSPLKQTVTQEEVGDSGVYFLSDLSRGVTGEVHHVDSGYHVVGMKAVDAPDISTVKD, encoded by the coding sequence ATGGCGGGTGGACAGGGCCTGATGGCCGGCAAGCGCGGCCTGATTCTTGGCGTCGCGAACAACAGGTCGATTGCCTACGGCATCGCCAAGGCATGCGTCGATCATGGCGCCGAGATTGCGCTGACCTATCAGGGCGAGGCGTTCAAGAAGCGCGTCGAGCCGCTGGCGGCGGAACTGGGCGCCTTTGTCGCCGGCCATTGCGACGTCACCGATCCGGCGAGCCTCGACGAGGTTTTCGCCAATGTCGCCAAGCATTGGGGCGGCAAGCTCGACTTCCTCGTCCATGCCATCGCCTTCTCGGACAAGGACGAGCTGACCGGCCGCTATGTCGAGACGACGCGCGACAATTTCCTGCGCACCATGGACATTTCGGTCTATTCCTTCACCACCATTGCCAAGCGCGCCGAGGCGCTGATGACCGATGGCGGTTCGCTGCTGACGCTGACCTACTACGGCGCCGAGAAGGTGATGCCGCACTACAACGTCATGGGCGTCGCCAAGGCAGCGCTCGAGGCCAGCGTGCGTTACCTCGCCGTCGACCTCGGCGCCAAGAAGATCCGCGTCAATGCGATCTCCGCCGGCCCGATCAAGACGCTCGCAGCCTCCGGCATTGGCGATTTCCGCTACATCCTGAAGTGGAACGAATACAATTCGCCGCTGAAGCAGACGGTCACACAGGAAGAGGTCGGCGATTCCGGCGTCTATTTCCTGTCCGACCTGTCGCGTGGCGTCACCGGCGAAGTGCATCATGTCGATTCCGGCTATCACGTCGTCGGCATGAAGGCGGTCGACGCGCCCGATATTTCGACGGTCAAGGATTAA
- the ubiA gene encoding 4-hydroxybenzoate octaprenyltransferase — MEPIQSKVAQGRVADAPNGHWVYRVLPRAIWPYAQLARWDRPIGWQLLLWPCWWSAALAASAYPRPGDPLLSLLPAPLYLVLFLVGAIAMRGAGCTYNDIVDENIDNQVERTRSRPLPSGQTTRRRAWLFLVLQALVGLAVLLQFNSFAILLGICSLAIVAIYPFMKRITNWPQLFLGLAFSWGALMGWAVEFGDLDGPAIMLYIGSILWVIGYDTIYAHQDKEDDAIVGVRSTARLFGDNTKSWLVGLYGGTLICFAIAFASAQAPVVALAGLIAAGAHMARQIAVLDINDPDQCLRLFRSNNQVGWLIFLGLIGGALWVALKPLV; from the coding sequence ATGGAACCTATCCAGTCGAAAGTGGCCCAGGGCCGTGTCGCCGATGCACCGAACGGCCATTGGGTCTACCGCGTGCTGCCGCGCGCGATTTGGCCCTATGCGCAGCTTGCGCGGTGGGACAGGCCGATAGGCTGGCAGTTGCTCTTGTGGCCATGCTGGTGGTCGGCGGCGCTCGCCGCGAGCGCCTATCCGCGCCCCGGCGACCCGCTGCTCTCGCTGCTGCCGGCACCATTGTATCTCGTGCTGTTCCTGGTCGGCGCCATCGCCATGCGCGGCGCCGGCTGCACCTACAACGACATCGTCGACGAGAACATCGACAACCAGGTCGAGCGCACCCGCTCGCGTCCGCTGCCGTCGGGCCAGACCACGCGCCGGCGGGCCTGGCTGTTCCTTGTGCTGCAAGCCCTGGTCGGCCTTGCCGTGCTCCTGCAGTTCAACAGCTTCGCCATCCTGCTCGGCATCTGCTCGCTGGCGATCGTCGCCATCTATCCATTCATGAAGCGGATAACCAACTGGCCGCAATTGTTTCTCGGCCTTGCCTTTTCCTGGGGCGCGCTGATGGGATGGGCGGTCGAGTTCGGCGATCTCGATGGCCCCGCCATCATGCTCTATATCGGCTCGATCCTGTGGGTGATCGGCTACGACACGATCTATGCGCATCAGGACAAGGAAGACGACGCCATTGTCGGCGTGCGCTCGACGGCACGGCTGTTCGGCGACAACACCAAGTCATGGCTGGTCGGGCTTTACGGCGGCACGCTGATCTGCTTCGCCATCGCCTTCGCCTCGGCGCAGGCGCCGGTGGTGGCGCTCGCCGGATTGATTGCCGCCGGCGCCCATATGGCGCGGCAGATCGCGGTTCTGGATATCAACGATCCGGACCAATGCCTGCGGCTGTTCCGGTCGAACAACCAGGTCGGCTGGCTGATCTTCCTCGGCCTGATCGGCGGCGCATTGTGGGTGGCGCTGAAACCGCTGGTGTAG
- a CDS encoding LysR family transcriptional regulator, translating to MSLTLTQLRYLVAVARHGSVTGAAKTLNISQPSISVAIDAIEKDFGQKLFVRQRGSGVSLTSFGRIVVAKAKQVLTEADELMSLSSGSSVVGGELVLGCFEDLAPYFAPGLIRAFSERHPSVAVIVRDETFETLGRRLADAAIDLGLSYDLGLPSHFARILLHELRPHALLPAGHKLADRLEVSLADLAAYPLITTDQPQSWQHMLDLFCGRGLSPVADRATSSFELQRSMVANGFGVAVSYTRPHGDRSYDGLPLICKPLSDPLPMQRIILTYDTHQRVSNAALAFVETAKDWFSTRDIFTA from the coding sequence ATGAGCCTCACCCTGACACAACTGCGCTACCTGGTCGCCGTCGCCCGCCACGGCAGCGTCACCGGTGCGGCCAAGACTCTGAACATCTCGCAGCCGTCGATTTCGGTGGCGATCGACGCCATCGAAAAGGATTTCGGCCAAAAACTGTTCGTGCGCCAGCGCGGAAGCGGTGTTTCGCTGACCTCGTTCGGCCGTATCGTCGTGGCCAAGGCAAAACAGGTTCTTACCGAGGCGGATGAACTGATGAGCCTGAGTTCAGGCAGTTCAGTTGTCGGCGGCGAGCTGGTGCTTGGATGTTTCGAGGATTTGGCGCCCTACTTCGCACCGGGTCTCATCCGCGCCTTCTCCGAGCGCCATCCAAGCGTCGCGGTGATCGTTCGCGATGAAACGTTCGAGACGCTCGGGCGGCGTCTGGCGGACGCCGCCATCGATCTCGGCCTGAGTTACGATCTCGGCCTGCCGTCGCATTTCGCCCGCATCCTGCTGCACGAGCTGCGGCCGCATGCGCTGTTGCCGGCAGGCCATAAGCTGGCGGACCGCCTTGAGGTCAGCCTGGCCGATCTGGCCGCCTATCCGCTGATCACGACGGACCAGCCGCAGAGCTGGCAGCACATGCTCGACCTGTTCTGCGGCCGCGGTCTCTCACCGGTGGCCGATAGGGCGACGAGTTCGTTCGAACTCCAGCGCAGCATGGTGGCGAACGGTTTTGGTGTCGCGGTCAGCTACACCCGGCCGCACGGCGACCGCAGCTATGACGGACTGCCGCTGATCTGCAAGCCGTTGTCGGATCCGCTGCCGATGCAGCGGATCATCCTCACCTATGACACGCATCAGCGCGTGTCGAATGCAGCGCTGGCATTCGTCGAGACGGCGAAAGACTGGTTTTCCACGCGCGACATCTTCACCGCCTGA